The following nucleotide sequence is from Trichormus variabilis 0441.
GGCAATCGCACAACTAAAACAGCAGCATCAACAGGAATTACAACGGCTAGAACAGGAGTTAAGGATTGGGTTACTCTCCGAAGCTACAACCAAGGCAGAAGAGCAAGTACAAGAACAACTGACCGCTTTACAAAACCTGTTTCAGCAGCAGAAGCAACAGAACATCCAGCTACAGCAACGATTGGACGAGATGGAAGCATTGAGACAGTTGGAATACGATAACCAACAACTCAAACAGCGTATTCAGGAATTGGAGAATGCTGTACAAGAAAATCCCACCCAGCAGTGGGGAAATACTCTGACCAAGCAGGCGGCGAAGGCTTTAAACAAAGGGGTTAAGCAAGCTTTAAACAAAACCATTGACCTGCGATCGCTGGCGAAGGAACCACCCAAGGAAAATGCCCAAGAGTGCTTACGCCTGATGGGTATTGCTTTGGGCAATCTCGCCAGTGCCATGAATCATACCCAAGCCCTACAAGCTGCGGCGTTAATTTTGGGTAGTGAACCGAATCCACAGGCGATCGCCTATCGTGCGGAACAATTACAACTGTTACCCCAAGCGGTGAGTGATATTCGGGCGGTGCTTGCCAAGCCTGGGTGTAGCTGGTGGGACTATTTAGAAGTGGCGCAGGAATACGAAGTTATCAAAGCCGACTACTGGGCAGAGTTGACAACAGAAGAGACGGAGTTAATCACCGCTTTGGAGAAAACCGAATCCTCCAAGATTACGGAATCATTGGTTTCTCACGAAGCCCTTACCGAGTCTGGTTCTTTTGATGACGAAGTGATTGGGCTGGGTTCTATTGTTGCCCATGCTGACATTTACTGCGCTTTATATAACGCCAAGGGTGAAGTCATCGAAGACATGGGGGATGAGGTCTGGGTGGCTTGGGAGCATTGGCGCGATAGAGGCAAGAAGACAGACCGATATTTCAAAGACGAGTTGCGCCTGTTGTAGAACTCACGACTACGGAATAACCGAAACAACCGAATGCGGCATAAATCAATGGCTGCTGATATTTTCATGCGTCAAAAATTAGAGGAATTGGTTATGGATACAGCAATCACAATTATTTCACGCTCCTTACACGGCTCACCTGTAGAGCAACGACAACGCGATGGTTATATCAATGCTACTGCTTTGAGTAGTGCTTACAAATTGGCCACAGGCAAGCGGCGTGATGTTGCTCATTGGCTGGAATTGGAACGTACAACAGAAACATTAAATCACCTGAGTTCAATCACCGGGATTCCGGTAATTGAGTTATATCAATCGTTTCGGGGTTCACCTGAGAATGGGGGTGGCACTTGGATACATCCGAAGCTGGCAGTCAGATTTGGCATTTGGCTTTCGGATGAGTTCGGCTATCAGGTCGAGCAATGGGTTGAAGAATGGGTGCTGAAAGGACAATCAACAGTGCTTGATTCCAAAGTTCGGGAATTGGAGAGCAAATTAGAAACTGCATTGGAGGCGATCGCACAACTGCAAGCCCAAGTCCAAACCCTGCTGCCCCCGTCAGCCGACTTCATGCCCCCCGGCTGGGATGCCGAAACCTGGAACCAGTTGCCCCCGCAAGATAAACGTCATTTCCGGTTTTTATTCCGTCGCCGCAACTTCCGACCATCTACAAAAAATGAAACCTTGGCTTTACCTGCTGTCACAACTGAGCAAATGAAGCAAAGGCAACGCGATGAAGTAGCGCAGTTAGTTGGTGAAGTATCGCCCCAAGAAAAACAGCAGTTGCAGGCAGCGAAACTCCAAGCACTCAGGGAATTTTGGTCACAAGCGCCCGAAGAAGACCAAGAAAATATGCCATTTTAGATATTGAGTTAAAAATATGACCAGTAAATTAATCACTCCAGAATCCCCTCTGTTGGTTCCGCCACTATTAGCCGCAGAGATTGGTTTAACCGAAGCAATGATACTTCAGCAGATTCATTATTTTTGCCAAATCTCCAAACACATCAAGCGTGACGGTAGACGTTGGTTTTGGAAGACGCTCAAGGATTGGGGCGAAACTCTACCGTTTCTCAAGCCTTCTGCAATTAGACGAGCGATCGCCAACTTGCGGGATAATTTCAAGTTGATTGATGTGTGCCGGCACAGTGAGAAAACTTGGTATCAAGCGAACTGGTTCACCGTTAACGTCGAGAACGTACAAGCCTTGTGGAATCGGATTTGTCAAAATCAGCAGATCGATGTGTCCAAATTGCTCACATCGATCTGCTCACAGCCGGCAGATCATAACAAAGACTTCCCTCTCAAAGACTTCACTTCACAACAACACAGTGCTGTTGAGCTTGAAAAAAGTGAGTATGAGGAAGCCGAGAATTTGGAATGTGAGCAGGAAGAAGCAGGGCAAACCCAAGAACCAGAGTTACCCCAAATCTCTCACTACGTTGATGAATCAGTACAGGTTGACTCGACTAGCGAGACAGATACTCATGAAGGCCATTTTTCTGCCGCCCCGTTTGGGTCAAATTTTCATGATAGTGATGATGATTACGCCGAGCCACAAGAAAAATCAGTACAGCCTACTCAACAGGAGGTTCAGGAGGTATTGCAGCAGTTACGAGAAATACCTTGTACCCCACAGTTTCGGCTTAATGGGGAGATTCAGCGTACAGTCAAGCGGTACTGGGACAATGTGCCAGGGGCGATCGCATACTTGAAGGAGGCAGTGCAGACTTGGAAAGGTATCAAGTCACCGGAGGCTGTGTTTGTTGCAGCTTGTAAGGAGGGACGGAAACCAGAAGCACAGCAGGTTAAATCGGAGGCGATCGCGTGGTTCGAGTGGGCAAGGAAGCAGAGGATTGTAATTGCGATGTCGGGGGAAGTTGTGTATACGGCGGATGGTGAGACAGTGGCTTTGGCGGAGATGATGCGGCGGTATCCGGTGATTGAAGATGGCAGAACAGTTGCGCGAAAATCCTGGGGATGAGTTTTTGAGCGAGTATTGGGCTGATGATCCAGCTTTGCGGATTGTGATCAAGAAACTGGTGGTGAAGTGTCCGCAGTGGGGGTTGGTGGCAGTCGATGGTGTGGTGCTAAAGTGGGAGGAGTAGCGATCGCTATCAAAAATAAAGAGTGTACTTTAGCAGATGCTCCTACTTTAATGCTGTAAAGATCCGTCACTATTTTCTATATCAGCTTTGATGTCTCAGCGTTTCAATTTGCATCTGCACGATTATTTAGCAAAACTTAATTTTGTTTCAACATTACTGTATAGCATGATAAAAATTTAAGACTGTAACCAGTGAAAATTTTCATGTGAGCATAACTGTATGTTTGAAGGGCAAGATAGCTTCAGTTTGGAGCCTGATACTCTAAATATTTTATCGGCAGATAAACCTCTAAGTGACCCAAAAGATGACAAATTAGGTTATGCTCCATTCGCCAAGAATCTTGCAGAAAGCATCTGCAAAATGTCTCCGCCAGATGGATTAGTGATAGCAGTTTATGCCCCTTGGGGTTTAGGTAAGTCAACTTTATTAAATTTTATAATACACTACCTCAAGCAAAAGCCTGAGCAGGAACAACCAATAATTGTGCAGTATAATCCTTGGTGGTTTTCTGGGCAGGAAGACCTTACTAAAAGCTTTTTTGAGCAATTATCAGGCGTATTATACGAGAAATGGCAATCCCTTGGGAGAAAATTTAAAAACCAGATAGAAAGTTTTGCAGAGAGAGTTTCTACAGTTCCAGGTTTATGGACAAAAGGTTTTGCTGCAACAGTAAAAACAGTCATTAGTCCAAAGGATATACATAAATTAAAACAGGAAATAGAAGAAACACTAAAAAAGCAGCAAAAACGTATTTTAGTTGTTATTGATGATATAGATAGATTGACTGCTGAAGAGATTAGACAACTGTTTCGGGTAATTAAAGCAGTTGCTAATTTTCCTAATGTTGTTTATCTTTTACTTTTTGATAAAGAAGTTGTTATCAAAGCTCTTGAAGAAATACAGAAAATAAATGGAGAAGTTTATCTTGAGAAAATTGTTCAGGTTTCTTTTGAACTGCCCCTTCCTGATAGAATACAGCTTTCCAGATTATTTGATAGCCAACTAAACAAAATAATTTCTGGTACTCCAGAAGAACTATTTGACCAAAAATATTGGTTAGAAATTTATTGGCAAGGAATAGAGCATTTTATTACTACACCTCGTAGTATATTACGTTTAGCAAATACCTTGATGGTGACATATCCAGGAGTTAAAGGAGAAGTTAATTTCGTTGATTTCGTTGCTATTGAAACTATTAGGCTGTTTTACCCAACTGTATATAATATTATTCGTAATAATCCAGAATTATTCACTTTTGGGGTTAGATTTTTAACTGTACCAAGGATTATAGACGAAGAAAAAATAAAGGAATTTCATAACACTTGGATTAATCAAATTAATGAAAGAGATAGAAATGCAGTCAAATTTATATTAACAAAAATTTTTCCAAAATCAGGTAATATAAATATAACTTTAGGAGATAATTATTTTCAAAATAAACGAAGATATCTTCATATATGCAGTGCAGATGTTTTCCCTGTTTACTTTCGTTTAGCAATTCCTGAAGGTAATATATCTATTTCTGAAATGCAAGCTATATTAGCTTTAGCAAATAATTGTCAGGCATTTGGAGCTAAACTGGTAGAATTATCTGCCCAGATGCGTCCTGATGGTATAAGTAGAATTAATGTTTTTCTAGACCGTTTAAGAGATTATGTAGATAAAGATATTCCTTTAAATGATGTAGAACCTATTTTACAGGCTTTTTTTGAAGTTGGAGATCAACTGTGGGATATTGAATATGAGAACAATTCTTTTGTTTCCATAGGTAATGAATATGAAATAGAATTATTAATAAATCAACTTTTGCAAAGAATTGAAAAATCAGAAAGAGGACAAATATTAAAAAAAGTCATATTCAACGGTCATGCAATTGCAACAATAGTACACCAAGTTGTATCTCTGGGGTCGCAGCATGGAAAATATGAATATAGAAGAGACAAGCCTGAAGCTCAAAGAGTTGTAAATACACAACAATTAGAAGAAATCGAGAAGCTTGCTTTGGATAAAGTACGAAATGCTGCACAACAAGAAAGTTTACTTAAAGCACCTAAATTGCTTCATATCCTAGCTTTTTGGCGTGATTTAGCTAATGTAGAAGAAGTAAATCAATGGATAAAAGAAATTCTTAA
It contains:
- a CDS encoding KilA-N domain-containing protein, whose translation is MRHKSMAADIFMRQKLEELVMDTAITIISRSLHGSPVEQRQRDGYINATALSSAYKLATGKRRDVAHWLELERTTETLNHLSSITGIPVIELYQSFRGSPENGGGTWIHPKLAVRFGIWLSDEFGYQVEQWVEEWVLKGQSTVLDSKVRELESKLETALEAIAQLQAQVQTLLPPSADFMPPGWDAETWNQLPPQDKRHFRFLFRRRNFRPSTKNETLALPAVTTEQMKQRQRDEVAQLVGEVSPQEKQQLQAAKLQALREFWSQAPEEDQENMPF
- a CDS encoding KAP family NTPase; protein product: MFEGQDSFSLEPDTLNILSADKPLSDPKDDKLGYAPFAKNLAESICKMSPPDGLVIAVYAPWGLGKSTLLNFIIHYLKQKPEQEQPIIVQYNPWWFSGQEDLTKSFFEQLSGVLYEKWQSLGRKFKNQIESFAERVSTVPGLWTKGFAATVKTVISPKDIHKLKQEIEETLKKQQKRILVVIDDIDRLTAEEIRQLFRVIKAVANFPNVVYLLLFDKEVVIKALEEIQKINGEVYLEKIVQVSFELPLPDRIQLSRLFDSQLNKIISGTPEELFDQKYWLEIYWQGIEHFITTPRSILRLANTLMVTYPGVKGEVNFVDFVAIETIRLFYPTVYNIIRNNPELFTFGVRFLTVPRIIDEEKIKEFHNTWINQINERDRNAVKFILTKIFPKSGNINITLGDNYFQNKRRYLHICSADVFPVYFRLAIPEGNISISEMQAILALANNCQAFGAKLVELSAQMRPDGISRINVFLDRLRDYVDKDIPLNDVEPILQAFFEVGDQLWDIEYENNSFVSIGNEYEIELLINQLLQRIEKSERGQILKKVIFNGHAIATIVHQVVSLGSQHGKYEYRRDKPEAQRVVNTQQLEEIEKLALDKVRNAAQQESLLKAPKLLHILAFWRDLANVEEVNQWIKEILKEDQKLICLLENFLTIAQNDMIFPQWLLSDLSADEVIARVQDLTEQSRLAENLKISLNKFITKYKMMQE